Proteins encoded in a region of the Veillonella parvula genome:
- a CDS encoding trans-sulfuration enzyme family protein, translating into MKFNTKCVHGSGKPDSTGAISPAIYMSSTFSHPKLGDTTGYQYSRESNPTRDRLEQLIAGLEEGTDALAFSSGMAAVDAVFHLFSSGDHIILGDDLYGGSIRMFTNIYEQNGIEFTYVGTSDLDAVKAAFKPNTKAVYIETPTNPMMEITDIRALCALTHERNALVIIDNTFLSPYFQKPLTLGADIVVHSGTKFIGGHHDVISGFTIVKDEEIAAKLRLTYKTVGACLSAMDSWLVIRGVKTLALRMEQHQKNAIALAEWLKKQPKVTKVLFPGLPEHPGYEINKAQTTGFGGMLSFEVDSEETAKQVLEGIKLIQFAESLGGTESLLTYPVTQTHPDLKPEDAERKGITRRLLRLSVGIEDTEDLIADLEQAFNK; encoded by the coding sequence ATGAAATTTAATACAAAATGTGTTCACGGCAGTGGCAAACCAGATAGCACTGGTGCAATTTCCCCTGCAATCTATATGTCTAGTACATTTTCCCATCCAAAGTTGGGGGATACAACAGGTTATCAATATTCGCGCGAGTCTAATCCAACGCGTGACCGATTGGAACAATTGATAGCTGGCCTTGAAGAAGGCACAGATGCATTGGCATTTTCCTCCGGTATGGCAGCTGTGGACGCAGTATTCCATCTATTCTCCTCTGGGGATCATATCATCTTGGGTGATGACTTGTACGGTGGCTCTATCCGCATGTTCACGAATATTTACGAGCAAAATGGTATCGAGTTTACGTATGTAGGCACTTCTGATCTTGACGCGGTGAAAGCGGCTTTTAAACCGAATACAAAGGCTGTATATATTGAAACACCGACAAATCCTATGATGGAGATAACCGATATTCGTGCACTTTGTGCATTGACTCACGAACGCAATGCGCTAGTAATCATCGACAATACCTTCTTGAGCCCATACTTCCAAAAACCATTGACCTTGGGTGCCGATATTGTTGTTCATAGTGGTACAAAATTCATCGGTGGTCATCACGATGTAATTTCTGGTTTTACTATTGTAAAAGACGAAGAAATCGCTGCAAAATTGCGTTTAACATATAAAACCGTAGGTGCATGTTTATCTGCTATGGATAGCTGGCTCGTTATTCGCGGTGTAAAAACATTGGCTCTACGCATGGAGCAACATCAAAAGAATGCCATTGCTCTTGCTGAATGGCTAAAAAAACAACCAAAAGTAACTAAAGTTTTGTTCCCAGGCCTTCCAGAACATCCTGGTTATGAAATCAATAAAGCCCAAACAACAGGCTTTGGAGGCATGCTATCCTTTGAAGTAGACAGCGAAGAAACGGCTAAACAAGTATTAGAAGGTATTAAGCTTATTCAATTCGCTGAAAGTCTTGGTGGTACAGAATCCTTGTTGACATACCCTGTAACGCAAACACATCCAGATTTAAAACCGGAAGATGCAGAACGTAAAGGTATTACACGTCGTTTGTTGCGTTTATCTGTAGGGATTGAAGATACAGAAGACTTGATTGCAGACTTGGAACAAGCTTTTAATAAATAA
- a CDS encoding MalY/PatB family protein, giving the protein MGQYNFDQILDRTHTKSLKYDFAVKRGKPADVLPFWVADMDFEIPPELKQILLDRVNHGVFGYTESDDEYFDVLQNWFSTRFNWIPEQKWLVKTPGIVFALAMAVRAFTKEGEGVLINQPVYYPFSMVIDDNNRHLINVPLIKGEERYTIDFEGIERAIVEENVTLFLLCNPHNPVGRVWTEDELKRLGDICIKHNVLIVSDEIHADFVWKGHTHKVFAALGESYAEHCIVCTAPSKTFNIAGLQVSNIFIPNDSLRRRFIKEIDRAGYSQLNTMGIVGCEGAYKVGAPWLDELKEYIQDNIQFTIDYIAKYMPKIHVYRPEGTYLMWLDCSQLPLSPKERDEWIVNDAKLWLDTGSMFGIDGEDFERINVACPRKILEEGLESWRRAYEAKGF; this is encoded by the coding sequence ATGGGACAATATAACTTTGATCAAATTTTAGATAGAACGCACACGAAATCTTTAAAATATGATTTTGCTGTAAAACGAGGCAAACCTGCGGATGTGTTGCCATTCTGGGTAGCGGATATGGATTTTGAAATTCCCCCTGAATTGAAGCAAATTTTATTAGACCGCGTAAACCATGGTGTGTTCGGATATACCGAGTCCGACGACGAATACTTTGATGTGTTACAAAATTGGTTTAGCACTCGTTTTAACTGGATTCCAGAACAAAAATGGCTTGTTAAAACGCCTGGGATTGTATTTGCTTTGGCGATGGCGGTGCGAGCTTTCACCAAGGAGGGTGAAGGTGTGCTCATCAACCAACCAGTGTACTACCCATTTAGCATGGTTATTGATGACAACAATCGGCATCTTATCAATGTGCCGCTCATCAAAGGCGAAGAGAGATATACTATCGACTTTGAAGGCATTGAGCGAGCTATCGTTGAGGAAAATGTTACATTATTCCTCTTGTGTAACCCCCATAATCCGGTAGGACGCGTGTGGACTGAGGACGAGTTGAAACGCCTCGGCGATATTTGTATTAAACATAATGTGCTCATTGTGAGCGATGAAATCCATGCAGATTTTGTATGGAAAGGGCATACGCATAAGGTCTTTGCCGCTCTTGGTGAAAGCTATGCAGAACACTGTATTGTATGTACAGCACCTAGTAAGACCTTCAACATTGCAGGCTTACAAGTAAGTAATATTTTCATTCCTAATGATTCCTTACGCCGCCGTTTTATCAAAGAAATCGATCGTGCTGGTTATAGCCAATTGAACACGATGGGGATTGTGGGCTGTGAAGGGGCCTACAAAGTAGGGGCTCCTTGGCTTGATGAATTGAAAGAATATATTCAAGACAATATTCAATTTACCATCGACTATATAGCAAAATATATGCCAAAAATCCATGTGTATCGGCCTGAAGGGACATATCTCATGTGGCTAGATTGTTCTCAATTGCCGCTGAGCCCTAAAGAGCGAGATGAATGGATCGTTAATGATGCCAAGTTATGGCTCGATACGGGTTCTATGTTTGGCATCGATGGGGAGGACTTTGAACGCATTAATGTTGCTTGTCCTCGTAAAATATTAGAAGAAGGGCTCGAATCTTGGCGCCGTGCCTATGAGGCTAAGGGCTTTTAA
- the metA gene encoding homoserine O-acetyltransferase MetA, whose product MPIKVIKNLPAITKLAQENIFVMDTERAENQQIRPLQILLVNLMPTKEVTETQILRALSNSPLQVNLTLLHTASRKAKNTDEQYLETFYRTFDEVKDQFFDGMIITGAPVELMPFEEVDYWSELVEIMNWGEEHVYSTFYICWGAQAGLYHHFGINKSIMDEKLFGVYEHDIYNDRPVLMRGFDEKFWMPHSRHTTVSLQQIKENRDLELLAGSEPTGAAIVRSLDNKHIFVFGHAEYDWDTLNREYVRDIKKGMDIAVPENYFPDNDPKQRPIVRWRSVSTLLFTNWLNYYVYQETPYIIEQIQKMKFERDKNLGAYI is encoded by the coding sequence ATGCCTATTAAAGTAATAAAAAATTTACCGGCCATAACGAAATTAGCTCAAGAGAATATTTTCGTTATGGATACTGAGCGGGCGGAAAATCAACAGATCCGACCTTTGCAAATTTTGCTAGTCAATTTGATGCCTACTAAAGAAGTGACGGAGACGCAAATTTTGCGTGCTCTCAGTAATAGCCCATTGCAAGTTAATTTAACATTGTTGCATACCGCATCTCGTAAGGCTAAAAATACAGATGAACAATATTTAGAAACTTTCTATCGTACTTTTGATGAGGTAAAAGACCAGTTCTTTGACGGTATGATTATTACCGGTGCTCCTGTTGAGTTAATGCCTTTTGAAGAGGTAGACTATTGGTCTGAACTCGTAGAAATCATGAACTGGGGCGAAGAACATGTATATTCGACCTTCTATATCTGTTGGGGGGCTCAAGCTGGTTTATATCATCACTTTGGTATTAACAAATCTATTATGGATGAGAAATTATTCGGTGTTTATGAACACGATATTTATAATGATCGACCAGTGCTCATGCGTGGATTTGATGAAAAGTTTTGGATGCCACATTCTCGTCACACTACAGTTTCTTTGCAACAAATTAAGGAAAATCGTGACTTGGAACTTTTGGCTGGGTCTGAACCAACAGGTGCTGCTATCGTTCGTAGTTTAGATAATAAGCATATCTTTGTATTTGGTCATGCCGAATACGATTGGGACACACTTAACCGTGAGTACGTGCGGGATATCAAAAAAGGTATGGATATTGCAGTTCCTGAAAACTACTTCCCGGATAATGATCCAAAACAACGTCCCATCGTGCGCTGGCGCTCTGTAAGTACACTATTATTTACAAACTGGTTGAACTACTATGTATACCAAGAAACACCGTACATCATTGAACAAATCCAAAAAATGAAATTTGAACGGGATAAAAATTTAGGCGCTTACATCTAA
- a CDS encoding O-acetylhomoserine aminocarboxypropyltransferase/cysteine synthase family protein, protein MSKQYRFETLQLHAGHTVDPTGSRAVPIYQTTSFVFKDAEEAAGRFALTNPGGIYSRLGNPTTDVLDARVAELEGGAAGIAVASGSAAVTYSILNVADAGDNIVAASTLYGGTYNLFTATLPRLGIQTKFVNPDHLEEFEAAIDEKTKAVYIESIGNPGINLIDVQAIADIAHKHNIILIVDNTFASPYLFRPLEHGADVVVHSATKYLGGHGTTLAGVVVESGKFDYKGSGKYPGFSEGDEHYNGLVFGNLPIPFTVKIRAQLLRDTGACITPLAAWQILQGIETLSLRVERHVENARKVVDFLSKHPKVAWVSYPELEDSKYKALADKYFPKGVGAVFTFGVKGGKEAGIKLVDSLEIFSNLANVADAKSLVIHPASTTHAQLNEEQQKSAGVTPDMIRVSIGLENIDDIIEDLAQALDKA, encoded by the coding sequence ATGAGCAAACAATACAGATTTGAAACATTACAATTACATGCTGGTCATACCGTTGATCCAACAGGTTCTCGTGCAGTACCTATTTACCAAACTACATCTTTCGTATTTAAAGATGCAGAAGAAGCAGCAGGCCGTTTTGCATTGACTAATCCTGGTGGTATTTACTCTCGCCTTGGCAATCCTACTACAGATGTATTGGATGCTCGTGTGGCAGAACTTGAAGGCGGTGCAGCTGGTATCGCAGTAGCATCTGGTTCTGCAGCGGTTACGTACTCTATTTTAAATGTAGCAGATGCTGGTGATAATATTGTTGCTGCATCCACATTGTATGGTGGTACTTATAATTTGTTTACTGCTACATTGCCTCGTTTGGGGATTCAAACTAAATTCGTAAATCCGGATCATTTGGAAGAATTTGAAGCAGCTATCGATGAAAAGACTAAAGCCGTTTATATCGAATCTATTGGTAACCCTGGTATTAATCTTATCGATGTACAAGCCATAGCTGATATTGCACATAAACACAATATCATCTTGATTGTAGACAATACATTTGCATCTCCATACTTATTCCGTCCATTAGAACATGGTGCTGACGTAGTTGTACACTCTGCTACTAAATACCTTGGTGGTCACGGTACAACATTGGCTGGCGTAGTTGTAGAATCTGGTAAATTCGACTATAAAGGTTCTGGTAAATACCCTGGCTTCTCCGAAGGTGACGAACACTACAATGGATTAGTATTTGGTAATTTGCCAATCCCATTCACTGTAAAAATTCGTGCTCAATTACTTCGTGATACTGGTGCATGCATTACTCCACTTGCAGCATGGCAAATCTTGCAAGGTATTGAAACATTGTCCTTGCGCGTAGAACGTCACGTAGAAAATGCTCGTAAAGTAGTAGATTTCTTGAGCAAACATCCTAAAGTAGCATGGGTAAGCTATCCAGAATTAGAAGACAGCAAATACAAAGCATTAGCTGATAAATACTTCCCTAAAGGTGTTGGTGCAGTATTCACATTTGGCGTAAAAGGTGGTAAAGAAGCAGGTATTAAACTTGTTGACTCCTTGGAAATCTTCTCCAACCTTGCCAATGTAGCAGATGCTAAATCTCTTGTTATCCATCCTGCATCCACAACACATGCACAACTTAACGAAGAACAACAAAAATCTGCTGGCGTAACACCAGATATGATCCGTGTATCTATCGGTCTTGAAAATATAGATGATATCATCGAAGACTTAGCACAAGCTTTAGATAAAGCATAG
- a CDS encoding PepSY domain-containing protein translates to MKNVKKVSKVLCAFGVSTVLLAGVVGAASNHGYNNHSNWNGVGSVAPSAQANYSVDYMGAVTVFQQQFPGATVKSISYDAKHNPYYEVEGYYGNREVEIKVDEASGQIVGKEVKGYSKASKTINVQNIIIPEVAETKAMEKVGSDFQTMDWTVERENGRVVYEFDMTTGGGKNAEVKVDATSGKVISAKVKNTKY, encoded by the coding sequence ATGAAAAATGTTAAGAAAGTATCCAAAGTACTATGTGCATTTGGCGTTAGTACAGTATTATTAGCAGGTGTAGTTGGTGCAGCTAGCAACCATGGTTACAACAACCATAGCAACTGGAACGGTGTTGGTAGCGTTGCTCCATCCGCACAAGCAAACTATTCTGTTGATTACATGGGCGCTGTTACAGTATTCCAACAACAATTCCCTGGCGCTACTGTAAAATCTATTTCCTATGATGCAAAACACAATCCTTACTATGAAGTAGAAGGTTATTATGGCAACCGCGAAGTAGAAATTAAAGTAGACGAAGCATCTGGTCAAATCGTTGGCAAAGAAGTAAAAGGTTACTCCAAAGCTTCTAAAACAATTAACGTTCAAAACATCATCATTCCTGAAGTAGCTGAAACAAAAGCTATGGAAAAAGTTGGTTCTGATTTCCAAACTATGGATTGGACTGTTGAACGTGAAAACGGCAGAGTTGTATATGAATTTGATATGACAACTGGCGGCGGTAAAAATGCGGAAGTAAAAGTAGACGCTACATCCGGCAAAGTTATTAGCGCTAAAGTTAAAAACACAAAATACTAA
- a CDS encoding biotin transporter BioY, with translation MSSTVSKQTRITTRQLTMTALFVALIAVGAFIRVPLPNCPFTLQILFTTLAGIVLGSRLGAASVGIYIVLGLVGVPIFTSGGGPSYILQPTFGYLIGFMVGAYAVGRIAETMDTLSFKRLLAGSILNLFIVYGLGMVYLYFIMNLYLGKPIGVEAVIITCFLIPVGPDIFLCAVAASLGKRIIKELQH, from the coding sequence ATGAGCTCTACTGTATCAAAACAAACTCGCATTACCACCCGTCAGTTAACGATGACAGCACTCTTTGTGGCGCTAATCGCGGTTGGTGCTTTCATACGGGTCCCATTACCGAATTGTCCGTTTACATTGCAAATCTTATTTACTACATTAGCGGGCATTGTTTTAGGTAGTCGTTTAGGTGCCGCTAGTGTTGGCATTTATATTGTACTAGGCCTTGTTGGGGTTCCTATTTTTACATCTGGTGGTGGTCCTAGTTATATTTTGCAACCTACCTTTGGTTATTTAATTGGCTTTATGGTTGGTGCGTATGCAGTAGGACGCATTGCAGAGACAATGGATACACTATCGTTTAAACGTTTGCTAGCCGGATCTATATTAAATCTATTTATTGTATATGGTCTTGGCATGGTGTACCTATACTTTATTATGAATCTGTATTTAGGTAAGCCGATTGGTGTGGAAGCTGTCATTATTACATGCTTCCTAATCCCAGTTGGCCCAGATATTTTCTTGTGCGCTGTAGCAGCATCTCTTGGCAAGAGAATTATTAAAGAATTACAGCACTAA
- a CDS encoding TIGR03943 family putative permease subunit: MTLGLKDRFSIVKGLLYLILGICCIYLIVTGRYLNYIAPRYELLLGISGVALILGGLATIIWAPSKYYKHNWKSIVPIIIPIMLLIVPPVLVPSTGVHGAARVNDDTNNFDFTNDAIGEVVTVNSESKEPGISKDKKEIVLNSDNFYQTIVKVGSNADQYKDYTVYMTGYVNREDNTLKSNEFTISRMAMACCIADVAPIGMTAYKTDGDSLQNEQWVSIEGKVSTRDFHGRKQPYVEITKIKSAEPILGYVYP, from the coding sequence ATGACATTAGGACTGAAAGATCGCTTTTCTATCGTGAAAGGTCTATTGTATCTCATCTTAGGTATCTGTTGTATTTACCTCATTGTGACAGGTCGTTATTTGAACTATATTGCACCTCGTTATGAACTTTTACTAGGTATTAGTGGCGTTGCCCTTATTTTAGGCGGTTTAGCGACGATTATTTGGGCTCCGTCAAAATACTACAAACATAACTGGAAATCTATCGTTCCAATTATTATTCCTATTATGTTGCTCATCGTTCCTCCTGTTCTTGTACCATCAACAGGCGTTCATGGTGCCGCTCGTGTAAACGATGATACTAACAATTTTGACTTTACAAACGATGCTATTGGAGAGGTTGTCACCGTTAACAGTGAAAGTAAAGAGCCAGGAATTTCCAAGGACAAAAAAGAAATCGTTTTGAACTCAGACAATTTCTATCAAACCATTGTAAAAGTTGGATCTAATGCGGATCAATATAAAGACTACACAGTTTATATGACAGGCTATGTGAACCGCGAAGATAATACATTAAAATCTAACGAATTTACTATTTCTCGTATGGCTATGGCTTGTTGTATTGCTGACGTTGCCCCTATTGGCATGACAGCCTATAAAACAGATGGTGATAGCTTACAAAATGAACAATGGGTATCGATTGAAGGAAAGGTTTCTACGCGAGACTTCCACGGTCGTAAACAACCATATGTAGAGATTACAAAAATCAAATCTGCAGAACCTATATTAGGCTATGTATACCCTTAA
- a CDS encoding permease codes for MIPVYIVTGFIGSGKSTFINEQLQYRKKLGGTAIISAEEGSEPLIKEPLQLNADELSAIVPSDIKSYELIACKIGDYLKRLQPKELWIEWNGMVSFHQLEALLYSDILSHLLQVEKVLYICTDQFVSTILPGLGNDVMSQLYSADCIITESNTHHALLRTYNGEAKIITAPTPEKVEQLCRNSTWGLIPNLLVIGITTYILLVTAFRHDIPYSIHQCFAIITGLIIEAIPFLLLGTVGSTIIRYFVPQRVLLKLLGDHSLKSYGAAMVSGFALPICDCAIIPLFKALIDRGIPLSVALLFMLASPIINPITILSTWYAFPDNPMLSVWRIVLGLGVALLVALSFRFWPPATSILKARTPQNLSYEEIVLETTKTKHIDKKRLLVHMEREFSQLLFYFSMAATVLSIVQVYGKPWLLNAGLTLPEFTAIPILLMLAFFFSICSTSDAIIGKSLSTLFPISSVMGFLILGPMLDIKNVYILKQYMPTSFIIRLSITIAVMSYIAALVFKFFLS; via the coding sequence ATGATACCAGTTTATATCGTTACAGGGTTTATTGGATCCGGTAAAAGCACGTTCATAAACGAACAATTACAATACCGTAAAAAGCTAGGCGGTACCGCAATAATCAGCGCCGAAGAAGGCAGTGAACCTCTCATCAAAGAGCCCTTACAACTCAATGCGGATGAACTCAGTGCCATTGTTCCTAGCGATATCAAGTCTTACGAATTGATAGCCTGTAAAATCGGGGATTATTTAAAACGACTACAGCCAAAAGAGCTATGGATTGAGTGGAATGGCATGGTAAGCTTTCATCAACTAGAAGCCTTACTATATAGCGATATATTAAGCCACCTATTACAAGTAGAAAAGGTATTGTATATTTGTACCGATCAATTTGTCTCAACCATACTCCCTGGTTTAGGTAATGATGTAATGAGTCAATTGTATAGTGCAGATTGTATTATCACAGAATCCAATACACATCACGCTTTACTACGTACCTACAACGGAGAGGCTAAAATTATAACAGCTCCTACACCAGAAAAAGTAGAACAACTGTGCCGGAATTCCACATGGGGACTCATTCCTAATCTATTAGTTATTGGTATTACAACCTATATACTGTTGGTCACAGCTTTTCGCCATGACATCCCCTATTCCATTCACCAATGCTTCGCCATAATCACGGGCCTCATCATCGAGGCCATTCCATTCCTTTTATTAGGCACGGTAGGCTCAACGATTATTCGCTATTTCGTACCACAACGAGTATTACTAAAACTGTTAGGTGACCATTCTTTGAAAAGCTATGGGGCTGCTATGGTCAGTGGCTTTGCCTTGCCAATTTGTGACTGTGCCATCATCCCCTTATTCAAGGCGCTAATAGATCGAGGCATCCCTTTATCAGTAGCTCTTTTATTTATGCTCGCTAGCCCGATTATCAACCCTATCACCATTCTTTCTACATGGTATGCGTTTCCTGACAATCCCATGCTCTCCGTATGGCGTATCGTTTTAGGACTAGGTGTTGCCTTGTTAGTAGCCCTATCGTTCCGATTTTGGCCTCCAGCCACATCTATTTTGAAAGCAAGAACACCACAGAATCTTAGCTACGAAGAAATCGTTTTAGAAACAACTAAAACTAAACATATCGATAAAAAAAGATTGTTAGTCCATATGGAACGAGAGTTTTCTCAACTCTTATTCTATTTTTCCATGGCGGCAACTGTACTATCTATAGTTCAAGTGTATGGCAAGCCTTGGCTTCTCAACGCAGGATTAACCTTGCCAGAATTTACAGCCATTCCAATTTTGCTGATGTTAGCATTCTTCTTTTCAATCTGCTCTACATCAGATGCCATCATCGGTAAATCCTTGAGCACCTTATTTCCTATTAGTTCCGTAATGGGCTTTCTCATCTTAGGTCCGATGTTAGATATCAAAAACGTATATATATTAAAACAATATATGCCTACCTCATTTATCATACGATTAAGTATAACGATTGCCGTTATGTCCTATATAGCAGCATTAGTATTCAAATTCTTTCTTAGCTAA
- a CDS encoding CobW family GTP-binding protein yields the protein MIPIVIISGFLGSGKTTFLQHILKEHTSKDKILIIENDFGETSLDAANLAKTGATVREVTSGCICCSLQGNFQQALLDILQNYKIDMIYIEPSGVSKLSEIIHTCNDEDIAKSAYIHASITTVDAMQAPMFIKNFGLFFKDQITHSDAIFLSHTEDIQQTSITKRMIRDLAPHTPIHEEAWDTIGLRDYIKRLYHCHDDHCLHDEHLFMSHTFKDLRTLSLAQWKTILEGMPDTVLRAKGIVPTTEGPHELQYGTHYCSLSPSETNDYSLVVIGTDFNVPMIHNEVCQS from the coding sequence ATGATTCCAATAGTTATCATATCCGGATTTCTAGGTTCTGGAAAAACAACATTCTTACAACATATACTAAAAGAACATACATCGAAAGATAAAATTCTTATTATAGAAAACGATTTTGGTGAAACTAGCCTCGATGCTGCTAATCTTGCAAAAACAGGGGCCACGGTCCGTGAAGTAACATCTGGCTGTATTTGCTGTAGCTTACAAGGAAATTTCCAACAAGCACTACTTGATATTCTGCAAAATTACAAAATCGATATGATCTACATCGAGCCATCAGGTGTCAGCAAACTCAGTGAAATCATCCATACTTGTAACGACGAGGACATTGCAAAATCTGCTTACATTCACGCATCAATAACGACTGTCGATGCTATGCAAGCACCAATGTTTATCAAAAATTTTGGTCTTTTCTTCAAGGATCAAATCACTCATAGTGATGCAATTTTTTTGAGCCATACAGAAGATATTCAACAGACAAGCATTACAAAACGTATGATTCGCGACCTCGCGCCACATACACCAATTCATGAAGAAGCATGGGATACCATTGGTTTGCGTGATTACATCAAGCGCCTGTATCATTGTCATGATGATCACTGCTTACACGATGAACATTTATTTATGAGTCATACCTTTAAGGATTTGCGCACCCTTAGTCTTGCACAATGGAAAACCATTTTAGAAGGCATGCCTGATACGGTGCTTCGTGCCAAAGGGATTGTACCAACCACGGAAGGTCCTCACGAACTCCAATACGGCACTCATTACTGTTCGCTTTCACCTAGTGAAACTAATGACTATAGTTTAGTCGTTATCGGCACAGATTTTAATGTACCAATGATACATAACGAAGTGTGTCAATCATGA
- a CDS encoding aminoacyl-histidine dipeptidase, which produces METIVQAKRVLEIFKEMSQIPRESGNEKGISDYIVNFAKNLGLEVHQDEIFNVVIKKAASPGYENRPSIILQGHIDMVCVKDHDSNHDFSKDPIANIIEGEWMHADHTTLGADNGMGAAMMLALLEDESQQHGPMQLLFTTNEETGMDGAFAIKEGQVTGDYLLNLDTEVEHDFTVSCAGGCHVHVKIPLLRENNLPGYDAGLSITVTGLKGGHSGIEINEQRANANQVLTRVLYDIQQQYPISLASFEGGVKHNAIPSKAVAVLSVRSEDVAAIKTLLAYQEKQYQHEYSVQDPGLTFVVEDVPTPEIVYAEDTTEALITYIYLAQDGVHSVSKSIPNLVETSNNIAIVRENQHTIEILISIRSSNSNSLEFLTKKMMLLAKALGVAAERTGGYPAWEYDKGSKLEEQAISLHNEMFDTPANVNAIHAGLECGLLKGVLPNTQMISFGPTIVSPHTPSERVHLPSVENVYVYLKALLAKLQ; this is translated from the coding sequence ATGGAAACAATCGTTCAAGCAAAACGCGTATTAGAAATTTTTAAAGAAATGAGCCAAATCCCTCGTGAGTCCGGCAATGAAAAAGGCATCAGCGATTACATCGTGAACTTTGCTAAAAATTTAGGTCTTGAAGTTCATCAAGACGAAATCTTTAATGTAGTTATCAAAAAAGCTGCATCTCCAGGTTATGAAAACCGTCCATCCATCATTTTACAAGGTCATATTGATATGGTTTGTGTTAAAGACCATGACTCTAACCACGACTTCTCTAAAGATCCAATCGCCAATATCATCGAAGGCGAATGGATGCACGCAGACCATACAACATTAGGTGCCGATAATGGCATGGGTGCTGCTATGATGCTTGCTCTCCTTGAAGATGAAAGCCAACAACATGGACCAATGCAATTATTATTCACTACCAACGAAGAAACTGGTATGGATGGTGCCTTTGCCATTAAAGAAGGTCAAGTAACTGGTGACTACTTACTCAACCTAGATACAGAAGTAGAACATGACTTCACCGTTAGCTGTGCTGGCGGCTGCCACGTACATGTAAAAATTCCATTGTTACGCGAAAACAATTTACCAGGCTATGATGCGGGCTTATCCATTACAGTAACCGGCCTCAAAGGGGGGCACTCCGGCATCGAAATCAACGAGCAACGAGCTAATGCAAACCAAGTACTAACCCGTGTACTCTATGATATTCAACAACAATATCCTATTAGCTTAGCGTCTTTCGAAGGTGGCGTAAAACATAATGCAATCCCGTCTAAGGCAGTAGCTGTACTATCCGTACGCTCTGAAGATGTGGCAGCCATTAAAACATTGCTCGCATACCAAGAAAAACAATACCAACACGAATATAGCGTACAGGATCCAGGCCTTACATTTGTAGTTGAAGATGTTCCTACTCCTGAAATAGTATATGCAGAAGACACAACAGAAGCACTTATTACATATATCTATCTTGCACAAGATGGGGTTCATTCTGTAAGTAAGTCTATCCCAAACCTTGTAGAAACATCTAATAATATTGCTATCGTACGTGAAAATCAACATACCATTGAAATACTCATTTCTATTCGTAGTTCCAATAGCAATAGTCTTGAATTCTTAACGAAAAAAATGATGCTTCTTGCAAAAGCACTTGGCGTAGCTGCAGAGCGTACAGGTGGATATCCAGCATGGGAATACGACAAAGGCTCAAAATTGGAAGAACAAGCGATTTCCTTGCATAACGAAATGTTCGATACACCAGCTAATGTAAATGCTATTCACGCAGGTCTCGAATGTGGTTTGTTAAAAGGCGTATTGCCAAATACACAAATGATTAGCTTTGGGCCTACTATCGTAAGTCCTCATACACCATCAGAACGCGTTCATTTACCTTCTGTTGAAAATGTATATGTGTACCTCAAAGCATTATTAGCAAAATTACAATAA